The genomic DNA TGGAGGCAGGAATGTGAACAAAGTCCAGTTGGAGAATTTATTTCTTAAGCACGGCTTCAGGGATTTTAAATGGATCAGTGCCGAAAGCATCATAGTTGCACAATGGGTCCGCTTTCGCTGCATGTTTGGCTGCGCAAACTACGGCAAAGGTGGCGCGTGCCCGCCCAATGTTCCCCCGGTGGCGGAAACCCGGGAGATGATCTCGGAGTACAGTGATGTGGTTCTCTTTCACCTGACTAAAGCCGTTGACCATCCAAAAGACCGCCATCCCTGGAGCAGGGAAATGTGTAAAAAACTTCTCACTCTGGAAAGAGAGGTCTTCCTGCAAGGGTTTTACAAAGCGTTTCTGCTGGGCTTTGATTCCTGCGGCTACTGCAGTAACTGCCCCGGCTCCAGGACAGAATGCCTGCTGCCGGTACAATCTCGCCCCGCCGCCGACGCCCTGGGCATAGACGTATTTGCCACCGTACAACAGGCGGGCTACCCCATGGAAGTATTAAAAGAATACCATGAGACCATGCACCGCTACGCCTTTCTGTTAATTAAATAAAGCGCCGTGACAAATGCCCGGCAGCGTTCATATACTAACTTAAACACACTGCCGGAGGTTATCTAATGAGTCTTTTGAAGTTTTTGACCAAACAGCAGAGAACTGAGGGCATCGATGTCTGTCTCTATCTAAAAGGCATCACAGAGGAAACAGGTGACCTAAACCGCCTGATCCGTTGCTATGAATATAATCAGTACCTGCAAATGCCTGTCCAGGCCTCGGCCAACCCCAAACTGTCAACAATTACCCTCACCAAACCGGTGGACAGCTACACCCCGGTGCTAAATCTGGCCGCCGCCACCAACCTGATCATACCCCGTGCTATTCTCTATTTCTATAATAATGCGGCCAAACAGATTCAATATATGATCACACTTCACGACGTCTTTATCTCCTCCACCAGACAATATCTAAAAACCGACAAAAATCTCTGCGATACCTTCACCCTGGGCTTTGACAAAATAAAATGGGAATACAAAAGCTCCAGCACCGGCTGGGACCTTTCAGGTAAAAAGCCCCTCTAACCCAGTTGGGGCCCCACATTACGACTTCAGTCCTGAAATAACCAATTACATAGCAGCAAAGAAGCACAGTTCCACAAACTGTGCTTCTCTATTTTAGCCGTGTGATACCAGCAGCCGCAATGGAACCTTTTTATTGTAAAAGCAGTCTAAGAGTATGTAATAAAAAATTCCGAGGAGGGAATATATGAAAAGAGTTATATTATTACTCTGCTTAGCTATTCTTGCAGTAGGGGCCGGCTGCAGCACGGAAGGTTCACCAAGCTATACTGTAAACTCCTATGACGAATTTATTGAAGTGTTACAGGCCAGGGGATATGAAATTACTGAAATAGATGAGGAGAAAGAGGAAATTACTAAATCCACGTTCTTTTCTGAATACCCCAAATCTATACAAATCAATTCCGAGGAACACTGGGTACAGGTATACGAGTTTTCAGACAGAGAAACCGCAAAAGCCGAAGCTGAAACCATTTCAGAAGATGGGTTAAGAATTGGCAATGTTTTAATCGATTGGTCAACGAAAATATATTTTTATCAGAAAAACAAACTTATCGTCTACCATGGCATTAGTGACCAAAAACTGTTAGCCGATTTTGAAAGCATTCTGGGCAAACCCATTCGGCAAACCCCTGAGATAAATTGATTTCCTTCCCACTAAAGAAAAAGGCCTGCGAATTTGTAAAAGAATCCGCAGGCCTTTTGTTGTATTATTGTAATTCCAACTCCATAAATTCAAACAGTTCAACCAAAGGCACCGCGTTGTCTTTAACTTTATCCGGAACCGTAATACTATCAAAGGTATTAAAATCCTTAAAAGCCATTAATGCTGTTTGTGTAGTTTTTATTGTCTCACCCTCTATGTTAATCACAATACTGAAAGACATTTCTGCTTTTGTTGTGTAATACGATTCCATATCAATCCAGATTTTGTACCTGATATCAGCAAAGGTAGCCATATCAAATAATTCCTCAAACGCAGCTTCTATATCAAACTCAGCTAAACTATCGGCCAGTTCATCTTTTATATATTCGTCTATTATTCTCTGCATTACCTCACCTTCTGCATCCTCTAGCGTAATAAGGTAATACTTGTTGTCCACAGTTTTTAAAGAAGCTGCAGCTGCCCCGTCATCTCCCAGCATAGTCAAGAGCTGCATGGGATCAGTATCATCCATACTAAACTCCATTAGGTCTTCCAATTCTAACCCATAATCACCTAAATCCTGACTCATCCAAATGCCTGACATGGAGTCATAAATATACATTTGATTCTCCACCATATACATCTGCATTTCAAGATCCCCAAACTCAGCAGCCTCGGGGAAATTGACAAGGAAAGGCATGTGCATAGATAATGTCATTTCCATTGCCACAGGATCCATTACTGCACGCCCTGTCCCCCTGGTCTGAATCTCAAGTTTATCAGGCATATCAGGTTCCTGAACCGATTCCGGCATCTCCATTACCTGAAACATCTCGATATCAAACTCATAAGAGTTAACCTCACTCATTGCCTCTATAGATTTTGCATATATTTCTGCAGCCTTCAGAGCCTCTTCTGTGCCAGAGCACCCTGCTATTAACCCCATTAATAATACCAATACGATAGGCAGCCCTAAGCGACTTTTTCCCAACATAAATACCCCTCCCTATTTCTTTGACGAAAT from Dethiobacter alkaliphilus AHT 1 includes the following:
- a CDS encoding DUF6612 family protein; protein product: MLGKSRLGLPIVLVLLMGLIAGCSGTEEALKAAEIYAKSIEAMSEVNSYEFDIEMFQVMEMPESVQEPDMPDKLEIQTRGTGRAVMDPVAMEMTLSMHMPFLVNFPEAAEFGDLEMQMYMVENQMYIYDSMSGIWMSQDLGDYGLELEDLMEFSMDDTDPMQLLTMLGDDGAAAASLKTVDNKYYLITLEDAEGEVMQRIIDEYIKDELADSLAEFDIEAAFEELFDMATFADIRYKIWIDMESYYTTKAEMSFSIVINIEGETIKTTQTALMAFKDFNTFDSITVPDKVKDNAVPLVELFEFMELELQ
- a CDS encoding type VI secretion system tube protein Hcp, with the protein product MSLLKFLTKQQRTEGIDVCLYLKGITEETGDLNRLIRCYEYNQYLQMPVQASANPKLSTITLTKPVDSYTPVLNLAAATNLIIPRAILYFYNNAAKQIQYMITLHDVFISSTRQYLKTDKNLCDTFTLGFDKIKWEYKSSSTGWDLSGKKPL
- a CDS encoding DUF2284 domain-containing protein; this translates as MNKVQLENLFLKHGFRDFKWISAESIIVAQWVRFRCMFGCANYGKGGACPPNVPPVAETREMISEYSDVVLFHLTKAVDHPKDRHPWSREMCKKLLTLEREVFLQGFYKAFLLGFDSCGYCSNCPGSRTECLLPVQSRPAADALGIDVFATVQQAGYPMEVLKEYHETMHRYAFLLIK